In a single window of the Calditrichota bacterium genome:
- a CDS encoding PAS domain S-box protein has translation MNLSIPLILSNPDLAHILQEKLTQLGHQVPAIYQTEQDALKGLKTVQSDLIVISARLMSKIDGIKAASLIRNFHAMPIIFLVSEKNLKIIEQAKWIEPIAFLAEPFEKRALKSAIEQALFKRKIEENVRGNREWLTTTLKSIGDAVIATDVNASVIFMNGTAETLTGWFETEAIGKPIFEIFNIVNEITGQPAPNPITRVLKEGIVEGLANHTTLIRRDGARFPIDDSGAPIRDDKGNILGAVLVFHDISQRREAEKRIHHLNRVLRSIRDINQLIVRAEDEKTVLEQACSILTRVRDFPLAWIGRISLKDQRVIPVAASGKDTSYLNAITIRWDDSKSGQGPTGMAVKTRKPFVMRDILNDPRYKPWRSEALKRGYHSSAAFPIIIDDELYGVLNVYSTLPDGFDSEEVDLLSELSRDLAFAVDSLRRKKREADIKQALRESEEKYRSIFENALDAIYIQDREGRFLDVNPAAEKMYGYPRDHFLGKTPEFVSAPGKNDLTKVAKMVQRAFEGEPQQFEFWGKRKNGEIFPKIVRLNKGKHKGQDVVVAFALDISEQRKALAALEESELRFRTIFQTSPDAISINELKNGIYLEINDQFTQLTGFTRDEIVGKPIKHLGIWVSDKEQNEFVRKIKRNGEVRNYEASFRVRTGDIRTGSLSARLVELDNRLCVISVTRDITEEKKINKQIRQLASVIEQASEAVVITDVDGNIEYVNPAFERLTGYSREEVAGKNPNILKSGKQEDEFYANLWRTITSGQIWHGTFINRKKDGSLFYEDATIFPVKDRHGHIINYAAVKRDITKERQLEEQLHQSQKLEAVGQLAGGVAHDFNNLLTAINGYSEMILMDMDEQNPIRDDVVEILKAGKRAADLTRQLLAFSRKQVIQPQIVNINTIISDSSKMLRRLIGEDVRLEIVLDETVCPIEADPGQIEQILVNLVLNARDAVQEESMVGKEKKITIETKNRFLDESYVQTHVGSYTGRHVLLAVSDSGVGMDRETASKAFEPFFTTKGVGKGTGLGLSTVYGIVKQNNGSIFVYSEPGEGTTFKIYWPCTSNEVASDDANIPDQNALRGNETLLIVEDEPEVRHFIRRGLEKLGYKILLATNGQDALDLVKRENPRIDLLFTDVIMPHMDGKELSEALQKIYPDLKILFASGYTDNHIAHRGVLDPGVHFIGKPYSVNLVAWTIRKLLDQKT, from the coding sequence ATGAATTTAAGCATTCCTCTCATTCTCTCAAATCCTGACCTTGCACATATTCTTCAGGAAAAGTTGACCCAATTGGGACACCAGGTGCCTGCGATTTACCAGACCGAACAGGACGCGCTGAAAGGGTTAAAAACGGTTCAATCCGATTTAATCGTTATTTCTGCGCGCTTGATGAGCAAGATAGACGGCATAAAAGCCGCATCTCTGATCAGAAATTTCCACGCGATGCCCATTATTTTTTTGGTATCGGAAAAAAATCTCAAAATTATTGAACAGGCCAAGTGGATCGAACCGATCGCCTTTCTTGCAGAGCCGTTTGAAAAGCGCGCACTGAAATCGGCGATTGAACAAGCTCTTTTTAAACGGAAAATTGAGGAAAATGTCAGGGGGAATCGTGAGTGGTTAACCACAACCCTAAAAAGTATCGGTGATGCGGTAATTGCCACGGATGTAAATGCCTCGGTTATTTTCATGAATGGAACAGCCGAAACCCTGACAGGGTGGTTTGAAACCGAAGCCATTGGCAAACCGATATTTGAGATTTTTAATATTGTAAACGAGATAACCGGCCAGCCGGCGCCGAATCCCATCACACGCGTTTTGAAAGAGGGAATTGTGGAGGGATTGGCCAATCATACCACACTGATTCGCAGAGACGGTGCACGTTTCCCCATCGATGACAGCGGTGCCCCCATTCGGGACGATAAGGGGAACATCCTGGGCGCAGTGCTTGTTTTTCACGATATATCTCAGCGCCGGGAGGCAGAAAAGCGCATTCACCACCTTAATCGCGTTTTGCGTTCCATTCGTGACATCAATCAGTTGATTGTTCGCGCCGAAGATGAAAAAACGGTTCTCGAGCAGGCCTGCAGTATTCTCACCCGCGTCCGGGATTTCCCGTTGGCCTGGATTGGCCGTATTTCTTTAAAAGATCAACGTGTGATTCCTGTAGCAGCCTCTGGAAAAGATACCAGCTATTTAAATGCAATCACTATTCGTTGGGATGATTCGAAGAGTGGCCAGGGGCCCACGGGAATGGCCGTAAAAACACGCAAGCCGTTCGTGATGAGGGACATTTTAAACGATCCGCGTTACAAGCCCTGGCGCAGCGAAGCCCTCAAACGGGGCTACCATTCCAGTGCAGCCTTTCCCATTATAATTGACGACGAGCTCTACGGGGTGCTTAATGTGTACTCAACCCTCCCTGACGGATTCGATTCGGAAGAGGTAGACCTTCTGTCGGAGCTCAGCCGGGATCTGGCCTTCGCCGTTGATTCCCTGCGCAGAAAAAAACGAGAGGCGGATATTAAGCAGGCACTGCGTGAAAGCGAGGAGAAATATCGGAGTATTTTCGAAAATGCACTGGATGCCATTTATATCCAGGATCGTGAAGGACGCTTTCTGGACGTGAATCCAGCAGCGGAAAAGATGTACGGATACCCAAGGGATCATTTCCTCGGCAAGACCCCTGAATTTGTTTCGGCTCCCGGCAAAAATGATCTGACAAAAGTGGCAAAAATGGTGCAACGGGCATTTGAAGGGGAACCCCAGCAATTTGAATTCTGGGGGAAACGAAAAAATGGGGAGATTTTTCCCAAGATTGTCCGCCTAAACAAAGGAAAACACAAAGGCCAGGATGTTGTCGTGGCGTTTGCTCTGGACATTTCGGAACAGAGGAAGGCGCTGGCCGCCCTGGAAGAAAGTGAACTCCGTTTCCGGACGATCTTTCAAACCAGTCCCGATGCGATCAGTATTAATGAATTGAAGAATGGTATTTATCTGGAAATAAATGATCAATTTACACAATTAACCGGTTTCACGCGGGATGAAATTGTGGGCAAACCGATCAAGCATCTGGGAATTTGGGTGTCGGATAAAGAACAAAATGAATTTGTCAGAAAAATAAAAAGGAACGGTGAAGTCCGCAATTACGAAGCCTCTTTCAGGGTGAGAACGGGCGACATTCGCACAGGCTCCCTTTCCGCCCGGCTGGTTGAACTTGACAACCGCTTGTGTGTTATTTCAGTAACCCGTGATATTACCGAAGAAAAGAAGATCAATAAACAGATCCGCCAGCTGGCTTCGGTTATTGAACAGGCCAGTGAGGCCGTTGTCATTACGGATGTGGATGGTAACATCGAGTACGTAAATCCGGCTTTTGAGCGGTTAACCGGCTATTCCCGGGAAGAAGTGGCTGGCAAGAATCCGAATATACTTAAAAGCGGCAAACAAGAAGATGAATTTTATGCCAATTTATGGCGGACAATCACATCAGGCCAAATCTGGCACGGAACATTTATCAATCGAAAAAAGGACGGAAGTCTGTTCTACGAAGATGCCACAATTTTCCCGGTAAAGGATCGGCACGGGCATATCATTAATTATGCCGCGGTTAAACGGGATATTACCAAGGAACGGCAACTGGAAGAACAACTTCATCAATCCCAGAAATTGGAAGCAGTAGGGCAATTGGCGGGAGGGGTGGCGCACGATTTCAATAATCTTCTGACAGCGATTAATGGCTATTCGGAAATGATTTTGATGGATATGGATGAACAGAATCCGATCCGGGATGATGTCGTCGAAATATTAAAGGCGGGGAAACGGGCCGCGGATCTGACCCGTCAATTGCTGGCTTTTAGCCGAAAACAGGTGATTCAACCGCAGATTGTAAATATTAATACCATTATTTCAGATTCTTCGAAAATGCTCCGCCGTTTAATCGGTGAAGATGTTCGTCTGGAAATTGTGCTGGATGAGACGGTCTGCCCGATTGAGGCCGATCCCGGACAGATTGAACAAATTCTGGTAAATTTGGTTTTAAATGCCAGAGATGCCGTTCAGGAAGAATCCATGGTCGGGAAAGAGAAAAAAATCACAATCGAAACAAAAAATCGATTTCTGGATGAGTCTTACGTACAGACGCATGTCGGCAGTTACACCGGGAGACATGTTTTGTTGGCTGTGAGTGATTCGGGAGTCGGAATGGACCGGGAAACGGCCTCCAAGGCTTTTGAGCCGTTTTTTACAACAAAAGGGGTGGGAAAAGGGACCGGCCTTGGGCTTTCTACTGTTTATGGAATTGTCAAACAAAATAATGGGAGTATTTTCGTTTACAGTGAGCCCGGTGAAGGAACGACCTTCAAAATTTATTGGCCGTGTACCAGCAATGAAGTCGCATCTGATGATGCAAATATCCCGGATCAGAATGCCTTGAGGGGAAATGAAACGCTGCTGATTGTTGAGGATGAACCCGAAGTTCGCCATTTTATTCGGCGGGGATTGGAAAAACTGGGATACAAAATTCTGCTGGCAACGAATGGTCAGGATGCTCTGGATCTGGTGAAACGGGAGAATCCCAGGATTGATTTGCTGTTTACCGATGTTATCATGCCTCATATGGACGGAAAAGAATTGTCCGAAGCGTTGCAGAAAATTTACCCTGATCTGAAGATTCTTTTCGCCTCCGGATATACCGACAATCATATTGCTCACCGCGGGGTTTTGGACCCCGGGGTTCACTTCATCGGCAAACCGTATTCCGTTAATCTGGTGGCGTGGACGATCCGGAAACTTTTGGATCAAAAAACTTAA